A DNA window from Hymenobacter aquaticus contains the following coding sequences:
- a CDS encoding SusD/RagB family nutrient-binding outer membrane lipoprotein, translating to MSVYLGLSALGMSQATSTLVNQLSSSRDIGSYTPDGGSFSNQWGGLYADCLVNNEQVLKQATESQNWDYVGIAQLQKAFVFSQMVDLWGDIPYSQALQGAANPAPKFDKDSEIYKSLLGLIDAGLENLAKPSSTATLGTADLIYGGSKTKWARMGRTLKLKLLNQIRLNPTPVISEAALNTQVSALLAQDLMQSIGDDYEFKYNSSTTPENRNLGYIADYVTASRENSVGRFFYQDIMTGDPRRPYYFYRQVTSFQAAADFSDATGFVTVLLGSIGPAANTAIANSVTLPGLYAVGGKFDDGKGGVATGVAGKGTVAQRFLTSASRYFTEAEVRLMILKDQAGAATAMEKGIRLAFDKVNDIAAADNASNPAPTTPQISATVIDNYVQNALSGGVTLEKIMIEKYKAGFGFGEDVYTDYRRTGFPAITLPGTSAEPHTRLTGGYPRRLPYRQDDLTSNPNAPKQQPNLVLDKIFWDRR from the coding sequence ATGAGCGTCTACCTGGGCCTGAGCGCGCTGGGGATGAGCCAGGCTACCTCAACCCTGGTCAACCAGCTCTCCAGCTCTCGCGACATTGGTTCGTACACTCCCGATGGGGGCTCGTTCAGCAACCAGTGGGGCGGCCTGTACGCCGACTGCTTGGTCAACAACGAGCAGGTATTGAAGCAGGCTACCGAATCCCAGAACTGGGATTACGTAGGCATTGCCCAGCTCCAGAAGGCTTTCGTATTTAGCCAGATGGTTGACCTGTGGGGTGACATTCCTTACTCGCAGGCCCTGCAGGGTGCTGCTAACCCAGCTCCGAAGTTCGACAAGGATTCGGAAATTTATAAGAGCCTGCTCGGCCTGATTGACGCCGGTCTTGAGAATCTGGCGAAGCCTTCGTCTACGGCTACTCTGGGTACTGCCGACCTTATCTATGGTGGCAGCAAAACCAAGTGGGCTCGGATGGGCCGCACCCTGAAGCTGAAGCTGCTCAATCAGATTCGCCTGAACCCTACCCCGGTAATCAGCGAAGCGGCCTTGAACACGCAAGTTTCGGCGCTGTTGGCTCAGGATCTGATGCAAAGCATTGGCGACGACTACGAGTTCAAGTACAACAGCTCGACTACGCCGGAAAACCGTAACCTGGGGTACATTGCCGACTACGTTACGGCTAGCCGCGAAAACTCCGTGGGCCGCTTTTTCTACCAGGATATTATGACGGGCGACCCACGTCGGCCATACTATTTCTACAGACAGGTCACCAGCTTCCAGGCTGCAGCCGACTTTTCGGATGCTACCGGTTTCGTAACCGTTCTGCTCGGCAGCATCGGCCCGGCGGCTAACACGGCAATTGCTAACAGTGTTACGCTGCCCGGCCTGTACGCCGTAGGCGGCAAGTTCGACGATGGCAAGGGTGGCGTGGCAACTGGCGTAGCCGGCAAAGGCACCGTAGCCCAGCGCTTCCTGACTTCGGCCAGCCGCTATTTCACGGAAGCGGAAGTTCGGCTGATGATTCTGAAAGACCAGGCAGGGGCCGCGACGGCCATGGAAAAAGGCATCCGGTTGGCGTTCGATAAAGTGAACGACATTGCGGCTGCTGACAACGCCAGCAACCCTGCTCCGACGACCCCTCAGATTTCTGCCACGGTCATTGACAACTACGTGCAGAATGCCCTGAGTGGGGGCGTGACCCTCGAGAAAATCATGATTGAGAAGTACAAGGCCGGCTTTGGCTTTGGTGAAGATGTTTACACGGACTACCGCCGGACTGGCTTCCCTGCCATTACGCTGCCGGGCACTAGTGCCGAGCCGCACACGCGCCTTACCGGTGGTTACCCCCGTCGTCTGCCCTACCGCCAGGACGACCTGACGTCGAACCCGAACGCACCGAAGCAGCAGCCGAACCTTGTATTAGATAAAATTTTCTGGGACAGACGCTGA
- a CDS encoding SusC/RagA family TonB-linked outer membrane protein has protein sequence MKKLLLLSLFLSLTLIGRAWAQNRVISGRVLDVTTNEGLPGVSVLVKGSSVGTATNAEGTYTLSVPADATTLVFKQLGYGSLERAITNSNTIDVSLSVSTEELSEVVVTALGISREKRALGYAVADIDAQQLVQKSEPDVVRTLSGKVAGVVVSNSSSTPGGSTRIIIRGNTSMSKANGPLFVVDGIPYDNKQTDSDSPLVEGTNYSNRAADIDPNNIASMTILKGAAAGALYGSRAAGGVVVITTKTGSMQRGVKGIQINYNSGYSLETIAGLPEYQNSYGTGANFVGPFLTNGSWGPRFGSPEAPATLPHPQAGNPNFPNIPAGTTIPYQAAPNNVKDFFNTGSLFDNSISLTGNSDNAKFTAVVSRYDQKGIIPNSSFLRHNISAGGSGTYNKFVIGGNVAYTNSYQRGPLVGGSSAQGGASALSRIMFLPRNLDLQNLPNTDPVTNGSVFGWLSTQADNPYWSTNNNSFTSRVDRVAGNITASYAIKDWLTLSYTGGVNTYTDARRSTIRPGNTGKYATGRTVEDMIQNTELEQTVLLTFDKNLTEDLSLKAIVGNNINQRVFESTSFLGTGSVVFGIDNLSNATEIQPYGSTIQKRRLVGVLADVTLGYKDWAYLNATARRDNSSTLNKGGDVNKPGRGFFYPSVSGSVIFTEALGLDYSWLSSGKIRAGYARVGNDAGPYESGLVTYFSNPKYGNNVGTTDFPFNGVPAQALNFAINNPALTPEFTNEFEVGTDFDFFKNRINISASYYDRRTTNQIGDVTLPTASGFYQLRTNFGEISNKGVELAATVVPVDLRGFRWSSTFNFTHNKNIVEKLTEGVDQIVINAAFGSGLVQPILMPGQPFGVLYGSNADRDEQGNLLVDPSTGRLIPALNPKVIGNPNPQFLMGFINQFTFKGLTLNTLIDYRKGGNIYSTTLQSELGRGVTKDTEDRDQLYVIKGVKGDPITHQPIRDANGNTIPNNTAISLNDYYFGTGSAGIGGTAEQSIYDATTVRLREVTLGYDLPKTLLAKTPFSMINVSLSGRNLYWYSPNIPKYTNYDPEVNTFNSASNAQGIEFTNSPSTRRYGVNLRVTF, from the coding sequence ATGAAAAAACTCTTACTACTGAGTTTATTCCTGTCTTTGACCCTGATTGGGCGCGCTTGGGCGCAGAATCGGGTTATTTCAGGACGAGTACTCGATGTCACGACCAATGAAGGCTTGCCGGGTGTAAGCGTTCTGGTAAAAGGATCCAGTGTTGGTACTGCTACCAATGCGGAGGGAACTTACACGCTGTCGGTTCCGGCTGATGCCACCACCCTGGTGTTCAAGCAACTGGGTTACGGTTCGCTGGAGCGCGCCATCACCAATAGCAATACGATTGACGTTTCGCTGTCGGTCAGCACGGAAGAGCTGAGCGAAGTCGTGGTAACGGCCCTGGGTATCTCCCGCGAAAAGCGCGCTCTGGGCTATGCCGTAGCCGATATTGATGCCCAGCAACTGGTGCAGAAATCGGAGCCGGACGTGGTTCGGACCTTGTCGGGTAAGGTAGCCGGTGTAGTGGTATCGAACTCCAGCAGCACGCCTGGTGGCTCGACCCGCATTATCATCCGCGGTAATACCTCGATGTCCAAAGCCAACGGCCCGCTGTTCGTAGTGGATGGCATTCCGTACGACAACAAACAGACCGACTCGGATAGCCCACTGGTAGAAGGCACTAACTATTCGAACCGGGCTGCTGACATTGACCCCAACAACATTGCGTCGATGACGATCCTGAAAGGTGCCGCCGCCGGTGCCCTGTACGGTTCGCGCGCCGCCGGTGGCGTAGTGGTTATCACGACCAAAACCGGCAGCATGCAGCGCGGTGTCAAGGGTATTCAAATCAACTACAACTCGGGCTACTCGCTGGAAACCATTGCTGGTTTGCCCGAATACCAGAACAGCTATGGCACCGGCGCCAACTTTGTCGGCCCGTTCCTGACCAACGGCTCGTGGGGTCCTCGTTTTGGCAGCCCCGAAGCTCCCGCTACCCTGCCTCACCCCCAGGCTGGTAACCCTAACTTCCCGAACATTCCGGCCGGTACTACCATTCCTTACCAAGCTGCGCCCAACAACGTAAAGGATTTCTTCAACACGGGTAGCCTGTTTGACAACTCTATTTCTTTGACCGGCAATAGCGACAATGCCAAGTTCACGGCCGTGGTTTCGCGCTACGACCAGAAAGGCATCATCCCGAACTCGTCGTTCCTGCGTCACAACATCAGCGCGGGCGGCTCGGGTACCTACAACAAGTTCGTCATCGGTGGTAACGTTGCCTACACTAACTCGTATCAGCGCGGCCCACTGGTAGGTGGCAGCAGTGCCCAGGGTGGTGCTTCGGCTCTGTCGCGCATCATGTTCCTGCCCCGCAACCTGGATCTGCAAAACCTGCCCAACACGGACCCGGTAACGAACGGCTCGGTTTTCGGCTGGCTCTCCACGCAGGCCGACAACCCGTACTGGTCGACCAACAACAACTCGTTCACCTCGCGTGTTGACCGGGTAGCAGGTAATATCACGGCTAGTTACGCCATCAAAGACTGGTTGACCCTGAGCTACACCGGCGGTGTAAACACCTACACGGATGCCCGTCGCTCGACGATTCGTCCCGGTAACACGGGTAAGTATGCCACGGGCCGTACCGTGGAAGACATGATCCAAAACACGGAGCTGGAGCAGACGGTCCTGTTGACCTTCGACAAAAACCTGACGGAAGACCTGAGCCTGAAAGCCATTGTTGGTAACAACATCAACCAACGCGTTTTCGAAAGCACTTCCTTCCTGGGCACCGGCAGCGTGGTATTCGGTATCGATAACCTGAGCAACGCCACCGAAATTCAGCCGTACGGCTCTACCATCCAGAAGCGTCGTCTGGTAGGTGTACTGGCCGACGTAACGTTGGGCTACAAAGACTGGGCTTACCTGAACGCCACTGCTCGTCGCGACAACTCGTCGACGTTGAACAAAGGTGGTGACGTGAACAAACCCGGTCGTGGCTTCTTCTACCCCAGCGTGAGCGGCTCGGTCATCTTCACTGAAGCTCTGGGCCTGGATTACTCCTGGCTGTCTTCCGGCAAGATTCGCGCTGGCTATGCCCGCGTTGGTAACGATGCTGGTCCCTACGAGTCGGGCCTGGTTACGTACTTCAGCAATCCTAAATACGGCAACAACGTCGGCACTACCGACTTTCCCTTCAACGGGGTGCCCGCTCAGGCTCTGAACTTCGCCATCAACAACCCTGCGCTGACGCCGGAATTCACCAACGAATTTGAAGTTGGTACCGACTTCGATTTCTTCAAGAACCGCATCAACATCAGCGCTTCGTACTACGACCGTCGCACGACCAACCAAATCGGTGATGTGACGCTGCCCACGGCTTCGGGCTTCTACCAGCTGCGCACCAACTTCGGTGAAATCTCGAACAAAGGCGTGGAACTGGCCGCTACCGTCGTTCCGGTAGATCTGCGGGGCTTCCGCTGGTCGAGCACGTTCAACTTCACCCACAACAAGAACATTGTGGAGAAGCTAACCGAAGGAGTTGACCAGATTGTTATCAATGCCGCTTTCGGCTCGGGCCTTGTGCAGCCCATTCTGATGCCTGGCCAGCCTTTCGGCGTGCTTTATGGCTCGAATGCTGACCGCGACGAGCAGGGCAACCTCTTGGTGGATCCTTCTACCGGCCGTCTGATTCCGGCCCTGAACCCCAAGGTAATTGGCAACCCCAACCCACAGTTCCTGATGGGCTTCATCAACCAGTTCACCTTCAAAGGTCTGACGCTGAATACCCTGATTGACTACCGTAAAGGGGGCAATATCTACTCGACTACCCTGCAGTCGGAACTGGGCCGTGGTGTTACCAAAGACACCGAAGATCGTGACCAGCTCTACGTTATCAAAGGTGTGAAAGGTGACCCCATCACGCACCAGCCCATCCGTGACGCGAATGGCAACACGATTCCGAACAACACCGCTATTTCGCTGAACGATTACTACTTCGGTACGGGTTCTGCCGGTATCGGTGGCACGGCTGAGCAGTCCATCTACGACGCTACCACCGTTCGTCTGCGCGAAGTAACGCTGGGCTATGACCTGCCCAAGACGCTGCTGGCCAAGACGCCCTTCAGCATGATCAACGTTTCGCTGTCCGGTCGTAACCTGTACTGGTATTCGCCCAACATTCCGAAGTACACGAACTATGACCCCGAGGTCAACACGTTCAACTCGGCATCCAACGCCCAGGGCATTGAGTTCACCAACTCGCCTTCTACGCGTCGCTACGGTGTAAACCTGCGGGTTACTTTCTAA
- a CDS encoding c-type cytochrome encodes MLLNTLPGAAQQKKEVTYSEHIAPIVAANCVACHKPNGAAPFSLLTYPDVARRAKTIQRVTESRYMPPWKADPHYSSFANERRLTDEQIGQIKSWVEAGAPQGPNRKPKKADLRGHAPLGAPDLVLRPKEAFRIKGNGNENFVMFKIPFELPAAQPIRAIEFIANNRRLLHHANYAVQSVGPEVDIYKGNDLVISDQFLSNMQEFKPLMQEVAYYGGWIPGSTTQEFPAGVGFTMPKRGVILLTVHYGPSPVDTTDWSSVNIYFAKEPIKREIRALSIGSAGVGEITPPLIIPADSIKKFHVDLKLAQDLSLLYVWPHMHLLGKSFTAWATTPEGAKINLVNIPEWDFRWQEAYRFRQMQHLPKGSVITVEGQYDNTAANPNNPFSPPRRVISEDLMETRSEMLNLIILFLPYQPGDEAKNL; translated from the coding sequence TTGCTGCTGAACACCCTGCCAGGAGCGGCCCAGCAGAAAAAAGAAGTTACCTACTCCGAGCACATTGCCCCTATCGTGGCTGCTAACTGCGTGGCCTGCCACAAGCCCAACGGCGCCGCCCCTTTCTCGCTGCTCACGTACCCAGACGTGGCGCGGCGGGCCAAGACCATTCAGCGCGTGACGGAAAGCCGCTACATGCCCCCGTGGAAGGCCGACCCGCACTACAGCTCGTTTGCCAACGAACGGCGGCTGACGGATGAGCAGATTGGGCAGATCAAGAGCTGGGTGGAAGCCGGGGCGCCGCAGGGCCCGAACCGGAAGCCCAAGAAAGCTGACCTGCGCGGCCATGCCCCGCTGGGCGCGCCCGACTTGGTGCTGCGCCCCAAAGAAGCTTTTCGGATCAAGGGCAACGGCAACGAGAACTTCGTCATGTTCAAGATTCCGTTTGAGCTGCCGGCCGCGCAGCCCATCCGTGCCATTGAGTTTATTGCCAACAACCGGCGCCTGTTGCACCATGCCAACTACGCGGTGCAGAGTGTCGGCCCGGAAGTGGACATTTACAAAGGCAACGACCTGGTAATTTCCGACCAGTTTCTGAGCAACATGCAGGAATTTAAGCCCCTGATGCAGGAAGTTGCTTATTACGGCGGCTGGATTCCGGGCAGCACCACCCAGGAGTTTCCCGCCGGGGTTGGCTTCACGATGCCCAAGCGCGGGGTAATCCTGCTCACGGTGCACTACGGACCGTCGCCCGTGGACACGACCGACTGGTCGAGCGTGAATATTTACTTTGCCAAGGAGCCCATCAAACGGGAAATCAGGGCCCTGAGCATTGGCTCGGCGGGCGTGGGCGAAATCACGCCTCCGCTTATCATCCCGGCCGACAGCATCAAGAAGTTCCATGTAGACCTGAAGCTGGCGCAGGACCTGTCGTTGCTGTACGTGTGGCCCCACATGCACTTGCTGGGCAAGTCATTCACCGCGTGGGCCACCACGCCCGAGGGGGCCAAGATCAACCTGGTAAATATTCCGGAGTGGGACTTCCGCTGGCAGGAAGCTTACCGATTCCGGCAGATGCAGCACTTGCCCAAGGGCTCGGTCATTACCGTGGAAGGGCAATACGATAATACGGCGGCCAATCCCAACAACCCGTTTTCGCCGCCCCGACGCGTCATTTCCGAGGATCTGATGGAAACCCGCAGTGAGATGCTGAACCTGATTATCCTGTTTTTGCCCTACCAGCCGGGCGACGAAGCAAAAAATCTGTAG
- a CDS encoding SusD/RagB family nutrient-binding outer membrane lipoprotein: protein MLSKYNKIALMLPLALGLGACEKGFEEFNTNPNQPLTVSPDALLTGAETATAFRLFDVPANMDGGLLIAQHWAKSQYTTEDRYSFRSTSYQSIWDGFYTGTAALPGGLKDFNELLRIGKESNNPNMQAVALVMRSYYFSVLTDIFGDIPYSDALKLSTTVNVITPKYDKQEDVYKGLLADLKQATTLLKQKSTMAVGGDVMFGGNMTKWEKFSNSLRLRLAMRAIDANEGLAKPEIADVLNGSNLLMTSNADNAQVVFLSAQPNTNPVFENRLTRDDHRVSQSITSVLSRRKDPRLPIYANPAECAAKPDDKSVPDSTGLYRGIKNGLTNPVAQRGPLCSMSKVGDYFTKADAPGVLMTWSEVLFFTAEARARGIVTGDAEAAYNSAIRASMAQYGITDVAAVDAYIAQPLVKYNKTSLETQKASIGTQKWIALYGQGVEAWSELRRLDYPFLSLPASPVGAAGGKLPVRFRYPSNEQSLNQANYTAAVARQGADLIRTRLWWDVKN, encoded by the coding sequence ATGTTGTCCAAATACAATAAAATCGCACTAATGCTGCCGCTGGCTCTGGGCCTGGGCGCATGCGAAAAGGGGTTTGAAGAGTTCAACACGAACCCCAACCAGCCGCTGACGGTAAGCCCCGACGCGCTGCTAACCGGTGCCGAAACGGCCACTGCTTTCCGTCTGTTTGACGTACCTGCTAACATGGATGGCGGCCTGCTGATTGCTCAACACTGGGCCAAGTCGCAGTACACCACGGAAGACCGTTACAGCTTCCGGTCCACTTCTTACCAGAGCATCTGGGACGGTTTCTATACCGGCACGGCAGCTTTGCCCGGTGGTCTGAAAGACTTCAACGAACTGCTCCGTATCGGTAAAGAGTCGAACAACCCCAACATGCAGGCAGTTGCGCTGGTTATGCGCAGCTACTACTTCTCGGTGCTGACGGATATCTTCGGTGATATTCCTTACTCGGATGCACTGAAGCTTTCGACTACGGTAAACGTCATTACGCCCAAGTACGACAAGCAGGAAGACGTTTACAAAGGCTTGCTGGCCGATTTGAAGCAGGCTACGACTTTGTTGAAGCAGAAAAGCACGATGGCCGTTGGTGGCGACGTGATGTTCGGCGGCAACATGACCAAGTGGGAGAAGTTCTCCAACTCGCTGCGTCTGCGTCTGGCCATGCGTGCAATTGATGCTAATGAAGGATTGGCGAAACCAGAAATTGCTGATGTACTGAATGGCTCGAACCTGCTGATGACCAGCAATGCTGACAACGCCCAGGTCGTCTTCCTGAGTGCTCAGCCGAACACCAACCCGGTGTTTGAAAACCGCCTGACTCGTGATGACCACCGCGTAAGCCAGTCTATCACCTCGGTGCTGAGCCGTCGGAAAGACCCTCGTCTGCCGATCTACGCTAACCCCGCCGAGTGCGCGGCAAAGCCTGATGATAAGTCAGTACCAGACTCCACAGGACTGTACCGCGGTATTAAGAACGGCCTGACCAACCCGGTTGCTCAACGTGGTCCGCTGTGCAGCATGTCGAAAGTAGGCGACTACTTCACGAAGGCTGATGCCCCTGGTGTGCTGATGACGTGGTCGGAAGTACTGTTCTTCACGGCTGAGGCCCGCGCCCGTGGTATCGTTACCGGTGATGCTGAAGCTGCCTATAACAGCGCTATCCGCGCCTCTATGGCCCAGTACGGCATTACGGATGTTGCCGCAGTCGATGCTTACATCGCCCAGCCACTGGTGAAGTACAACAAGACCAGCCTGGAAACGCAGAAAGCCAGCATCGGTACCCAGAAGTGGATTGCTCTCTACGGCCAAGGTGTTGAAGCCTGGTCGGAACTGCGCCGCTTGGACTACCCCTTCCTGAGCCTGCCCGCTTCGCCAGTTGGTGCTGCCGGTGGCAAGCTGCCCGTACGTTTCCGCTACCCTTCCAACGAACAGTCGCTGAACCAGGCCAACTACACTGCTGCCGTAGCGCGCCAGGGTGCTGACCTGATCAGAACCCGTTTGTGGTGGGATGTTAAAAACTAG
- a CDS encoding SusC/RagA family TonB-linked outer membrane protein produces the protein MKKLLFMVILLMTSLLQQAIAQDRAISGRVTDRTSGQGLPGVTVIVKGTTIGASTNSDGTYSLSVPATATTLSFTSIGYVSVDRPIGTASTIDVGLSTDTKTLGEVVVTALGREEEKKSLGYSIQDVKGADLTQARETNVVNSLSGKIAGVQITNSSGTPGSSSRILIRGAKSVQGNNQPLFVIDGQPIDNQNFSNGVSTAPGSGGVDYGNGASDINPDDIESMTVLKGANAAALYGTRGVNGVIVITTKNGRKSRGIGISVNSTTSFETPLKIPKFQDQYGQGYGSYEYVDGAGGGDSDNVDESWGPKLDGRLIPQYNSPVVNGVRQATPWVSPGKDNVRNFFETGRTLTNNVALSGGNDKAGIRVSYTNLDQKGILPNTFLKRNTVNVNGGVDITNKFKLSTNINYTNTKGRRPSQGYDELNVMQQLYTWFGRQVKLSDLKDIYEQGGREGSRNYNWIQVYSSNPYYILNECTNDDERDRVIGNLTLSYALTDWLNITARTTNDVYNQFNQRRVAAETRDNAIQDDYTEERIYVLERNTEFLATVNRNLTEDLNIDGLIGVNRRDNRGNRNVVAAPELAVPGLYALGNSGSPLVTGNNFGSSNDNNANILNPETRNRINSVYGSARLGYKNFAFIGVTARNDWSSTLPKDNNSFFYPSVDASLVLTEALGITESVLSFAKVRGGYAQVGNDTDPYRLQDIYPGRTPFGSFAQQTYFNTLFNPDLKPERTNSVEAGIEVRFLQDRIGLELTGYQSTTTDQILSIPTSAATGYAFQVLNAGEVQNKGLEAILNIAPLPATSALQWNIQTNFAANRNKVVKFDDEGQIKNLILGASGFGVNVEARIGERYGVLFAEDFLRAPDGQIIYEDGLPVADPTRKILGSYTPDWVGGITNRLGFKGVDFSFTIDTRQGGQLQSETNMWGNYTGSLESTLKGREEGIVGDGVMLGPDGKTYVPNNVNVPAQDWNAAYYYNVRSSSVYDASFVKLREVRLGYQLPKSLVEKTFLKGIGVSAVGRNLWLISSKAPGIDPETSFNSGNVQGLESTQIPSVRSYGFNINLTL, from the coding sequence ATGAAAAAACTCTTATTTATGGTCATCCTGCTGATGACTAGCCTGTTGCAGCAGGCCATCGCGCAGGACAGGGCCATTTCAGGAAGGGTTACTGACCGCACCAGCGGCCAGGGCTTACCCGGAGTTACTGTAATTGTGAAAGGTACCACCATCGGTGCCTCGACCAACTCGGACGGTACCTACTCGCTGAGCGTTCCGGCCACGGCCACGACCCTGTCGTTTACCTCCATCGGCTACGTTTCCGTTGATCGTCCTATCGGGACGGCTTCCACCATCGACGTGGGTCTGAGCACCGACACCAAGACGCTGGGTGAAGTAGTAGTAACGGCTCTGGGCCGCGAAGAAGAGAAGAAAAGTCTCGGTTACTCCATTCAGGACGTAAAAGGCGCTGATCTGACGCAGGCTCGCGAAACCAACGTGGTTAACTCCCTGAGCGGCAAGATTGCCGGCGTACAAATCACGAACAGCTCGGGCACGCCCGGCAGCTCGTCGCGTATCTTGATCCGGGGTGCCAAATCGGTACAGGGTAACAACCAGCCCTTGTTCGTAATTGACGGCCAGCCAATTGACAACCAGAACTTTTCCAACGGCGTATCTACCGCCCCCGGTAGCGGTGGTGTTGACTACGGCAACGGTGCTTCGGACATCAACCCCGATGACATCGAGTCGATGACGGTCCTGAAAGGTGCTAACGCTGCCGCTCTGTACGGTACGCGCGGTGTAAACGGCGTTATCGTAATCACCACCAAAAACGGCCGTAAGTCGCGTGGTATTGGCATCAGCGTGAACAGCACGACTTCGTTTGAAACGCCCCTGAAGATCCCCAAATTCCAGGACCAGTACGGTCAGGGCTACGGCAGCTACGAGTACGTAGACGGAGCCGGTGGTGGCGACAGCGACAACGTGGACGAAAGCTGGGGTCCCAAACTGGACGGCCGTCTGATTCCTCAGTACAACTCGCCCGTGGTAAACGGCGTGCGCCAGGCTACTCCCTGGGTTAGCCCCGGCAAAGACAACGTGCGCAACTTCTTCGAAACCGGCCGCACGCTGACCAACAACGTGGCCCTGTCGGGTGGTAATGACAAAGCTGGTATCCGGGTATCGTACACGAACCTGGACCAAAAAGGCATTCTGCCCAACACCTTCCTGAAGCGGAACACGGTGAACGTAAACGGTGGTGTTGACATCACCAACAAGTTCAAGCTGAGCACCAACATCAACTACACCAACACCAAGGGTCGCCGCCCCAGCCAGGGCTACGACGAGCTGAACGTAATGCAGCAGCTCTACACGTGGTTTGGCCGTCAGGTAAAACTCTCCGATCTGAAAGACATCTACGAGCAGGGTGGCCGCGAAGGCAGCCGTAACTACAACTGGATCCAGGTTTACTCGAGCAACCCGTACTACATCCTGAACGAGTGCACCAACGACGACGAGCGTGACCGTGTAATCGGCAACCTGACCCTGAGCTACGCTCTGACCGACTGGCTGAACATCACCGCTCGTACCACGAACGATGTGTACAACCAGTTCAACCAGCGCCGGGTGGCCGCTGAAACCCGTGACAACGCTATTCAGGACGACTACACCGAAGAGCGTATCTACGTACTGGAGCGCAACACCGAATTCCTGGCCACGGTAAACCGTAACCTGACCGAAGACCTGAACATCGACGGTCTGATTGGGGTGAACCGTCGCGACAACCGTGGTAACCGTAACGTCGTGGCTGCTCCCGAGCTGGCCGTACCCGGTCTGTACGCGTTGGGCAACTCCGGTTCGCCGCTGGTAACGGGTAACAACTTCGGTTCGAGCAACGACAACAACGCTAACATCCTGAACCCCGAAACTCGCAACCGGATTAACTCGGTTTACGGCTCGGCTCGTCTGGGCTACAAGAACTTCGCATTCATAGGCGTAACCGCCCGTAATGACTGGAGCTCTACGCTGCCTAAGGATAACAACTCTTTCTTCTACCCTTCGGTAGATGCATCGTTGGTACTGACTGAAGCCCTGGGCATCACCGAATCGGTGTTGTCATTTGCTAAAGTTCGGGGCGGTTACGCCCAGGTTGGTAACGACACGGACCCCTATCGGTTGCAGGATATCTACCCCGGCCGCACGCCTTTCGGCAGCTTCGCTCAGCAGACCTACTTCAATACTCTGTTCAATCCAGATCTGAAGCCTGAGCGTACCAACTCGGTAGAAGCAGGTATCGAAGTTCGCTTCCTGCAGGACCGCATTGGCCTGGAATTGACGGGCTACCAGTCGACCACGACCGACCAGATCCTGAGCATTCCAACTTCGGCCGCTACGGGCTATGCCTTCCAGGTACTGAACGCTGGGGAAGTACAGAACAAAGGCTTGGAAGCCATCCTGAACATTGCTCCCCTGCCCGCCACCAGCGCCCTGCAGTGGAACATCCAGACCAACTTCGCTGCTAACCGCAACAAAGTGGTGAAATTCGACGACGAAGGTCAGATCAAAAACCTGATCCTGGGTGCTTCGGGCTTCGGCGTAAACGTAGAAGCTCGTATCGGTGAGCGGTACGGCGTCCTGTTCGCAGAAGACTTCCTGCGCGCCCCCGATGGCCAGATCATCTACGAAGACGGTCTGCCCGTAGCCGACCCAACCCGCAAGATCCTGGGTTCTTATACCCCTGACTGGGTAGGTGGCATCACCAACCGTCTGGGCTTCAAAGGCGTTGATTTCAGCTTCACCATCGACACCCGCCAGGGTGGCCAGCTGCAGAGCGAAACCAACATGTGGGGTAACTACACCGGCTCGCTGGAAAGCACGCTGAAAGGTCGTGAGGAAGGCATCGTGGGTGACGGCGTAATGCTGGGCCCCGATGGCAAAACCTACGTTCCCAACAACGTAAACGTACCGGCTCAGGACTGGAATGCTGCCTACTACTACAACGTTCGTTCGAGCAGCGTGTACGATGCTTCGTTCGTGAAACTGCGCGAAGTACGTCTGGGCTACCAGCTGCCCAAGTCGCTTGTTGAAAAGACGTTCCTGAAAGGTATCGGTGTTTCGGCCGTTGGTCGTAACCTGTGGCTGATCAGCTCGAAGGCTCCTGGTATCGATCCAGAAACTTCTTTCAATAGTGGTAACGTTCAGGGCCTGGAGTCTACCCAGATTCCTTCGGTTCGGAGCTACGGCTTCAACATCAACCTGACCCTGTAA